In Pochonia chlamydosporia 170 chromosome Unknown PCv3seq00008, whole genome shotgun sequence, the following proteins share a genomic window:
- a CDS encoding glycerol uptake facilitator protein (similar to Eutypa lata UCREL1 XP_007795480.1), whose amino-acid sequence MSDVSKLEREQSNSGHIGRGSQVDGNDAAVRQSDLESLPSIGVQSTLQNRSSYFPRAPSNHSARRPRCRGSYSTRHGRQAFPRNATQSSWVDESYQDENPWYGYAKDKPLFSLAQPLPHVARLRKGQTRQGGQRTIPETGDLSRGCFPYTSNAEPTQQSTFQGTSQTVQTNRPGNVLSNASRFGINAEPLGHEECPDVEGKKNADDERNCWAKLRARHPEPLAEFVATFVSIFLGIAGTLNVILSPDKSSIYGLFETSWSWGFAWMLGIYIAGGVSGAHMNPAISFALAIYRRFPWRQCLVYVTAQLLAAFTAGALVFAVFRDTIRHVDPDLKTSWKGFCSAPQDWMSLGGATISQLVQSIIMVIVVFALGDDQNNPPGAGMHAFVLGLLLTTLKLTLDRNTGSALNPAADLGPRLVTLGVGYGRSTVFGDVWWIVGPWAANFAGSVLGGAIYDGLIFVGTESPVNHRIRAFRRKSNESSECC is encoded by the exons ATGAGTGACGTTTCTAAGTTAGAGCGCGAACAAAGCAATTCCGGCCATATTGGCCGAGGGTCACAAGTTGACGGTAATGATGCTGCGGTCAGGCAAA GTGATCTAGAAAGCCTTCCGTCGATTGGGGTACAATCTACCTTACAGAACCGGTCTTCTTACTTCCCTCGCGCGCCATCGAATCATTCTGCCCGCAGACCTCGTTGTCGTGGCTCATACTCTACTAGACATGGGCGACAGGCATTTCCAAGAAACGCAACTCAGTCCAgctgggttgatgaaagCTACCAGGACGAAAATCCGTGGTATGGTTACGCCAAAGACAAACCACTATTTAGTCTTGCCCAACCTCTACCGCATGTTGCTCGTTTAAGGAAGGGACAAACTCGACAGGGAGGACAACGTACCATTCCAGAAACAGGCGACCTCAGCCGAGGTTGCTTCCCATACACCAGCAACGCTGAACCAACTCAACAATCGACTTTCCAAGGCACATCCCAAACAGTCCAGACCAACAGACCAGGGAATGTGCTCAGTAATGCTAGTCGATTTGGCATCAATGCAGAACCACTTGGGCATGAAGAGTGCCCTGACGTTGAAGGCAAAAAGAATGCAGATGACGAGCGTAACTGCTGGGCTAAACTACGGGCGCGACATCCAGAACCTCTCGCTGAGTTTGTCGCG ACGTTTGTTTCCATTTTTCTCGGTATTGCTGGAACACTCAACGTAATTCTCTCGCCAGACAAATCCAGTATCTACGGCTTATTTGAGACCAGTTGGTCTTGGGGCTTCGCCTGGATGCTCGGCATATACATAGCGGGAGGTGTCTCTGGAGCGCATATGAATCCAGCTATTTCTTTCGCCCTTGCCATCTACAGGCGCTTCCCCTGGCGCCAATGCCTGGTGTATGTTACCGCTCAGTTGTTGGCCGCATTCACAGCCGGTGCACTCGTCTTTGCAGTATTCCGCGATACAATTCGCCATGTTGATCCAGATCTCAAAACTAGCTGGAAGGGATTCTGCTCCGCTCCCCAGGACTGGATGAGTTTGGGTGGCGCTACGATAAGCCAGCTTGTTCAGAGCATTATCATGGTCattgtggtgtttgctcTAGGAGATGATCAAAATAATCCGCCTGGTGCAGGGATGCACGCTTTT GTGCTGGGTCTGCTGTTGACTACCCTTAAATTAACGCTTGACCGAAATACCGGCTCTGCTCTGAATCCTGCTGCTGATTTGGGGCCGCGGCTGGTAACATTGGGAGTTGGATATGGTCGGTCTACGGTGTTTGGAGATGTGTGGTGGATAGTAGGTCCTTGGGCAGCCAATTTCGCTGGGTCCGTTCTTGGGGGTGCTATATATGATGGGCTTATATTTGTTGGCACGGAGAGTCCAGTGAATCATCGTATTCGTGCTTTTAGACGAAAGAGTAATGAAAGTTCTGAATGTTGTTGA
- a CDS encoding homoserine o-acetyltransferase protein (similar to Neofusicoccum parvum UCRNP2 XP_007587321.1) — protein MANHMKYFIAEPVPNVDASPPHLNNTLTLAYQTHGSPNNPAILIPSCFSGRVESTLSFLYDGPNAPLNDYFVVVCGLLGGGDSSSPSNAPSHLRGLNFAKATYQDNIRLQHELCKSLGVSQLEAYIGFSMGGQQAYYMAVLHPDFAKRIVVLASSARTSWHNKSFLEGPKTALLNSIDWFDGAYTQPARKGTQAFARAYSTWALSSDWFRQRCWETLGCVSVEDYLTKYWDQMMGSLDALDLMCMLQTWYPGDISTAEEGDGSLETALGKIRAEVLLMPCRTDLYFPPVDSEQELKHLKHGKLRVIESAWGHLAGGEFGPQQDKDFISAEIKSFLS, from the coding sequence ATGGCAAATCACATGAAATACTTCATCGCGGAACCAGTTCCCAATGTTGACGCTTCTCCACCTCATCTCAACAATACGCTGACTCTGGCGTATCAAACGCATGGAAGCCCAAATAATCCCGCAATTCTCATCCCTTCATGCTTCAGTGGAAGAGTCGAGTCCACGCTGAGCTTTCTTTATGATGGTCCCAACGCCCCTCTCAATGACTACTTCGTGGTGGTTTGCGGACTCCTTGGCGGAGGCGATTCATCATCGCCTTCAAACGCGCCGAGCCATTTGCGTGGACTAAACTTCGCCAAGGCGACATACCAAGACAACATTCGGCTTCAACACGAGCTGTGTAAGTCTCTTGGCGTCTCTCAACTCGAAGCCTACATCGGATTCTCCATGGGCGGTCAACAAGCATACTACATGGCTGTCCTGCATCCAGATTTCGCCAAACGTATCGTCGTCCTGGCTAGCTCGGCCCGAACCAGCTGGCACAACAAGTCTTTCCTGGAGGGGCCCAAGACGGCGCTCCTCAATAGCATAGACTGGTTCGACGGTGCGTATACACAGCCAGCAAGGAAGGGGACGCAGGCTTTTGCTCGTGCGTATTCAACTTGGGCGCTCAGCTCTGATTGGTTTCGGCAGAGATGCTGGGAGACTCTGGGTTGTGTGTCTGTCGAAGACTACTTGACTAAGTATTGGGATCAGATGATGGGATCGCTGGACGCGCTGGATTTGATGTGCATGCTGCAAACATGGTATCCTGGGGACATTTCCActgctgaagaaggagatggcAGTTTGGAGACCGCTTTGGGAAAGATCCGTGCTGAGGTTTTGCTTATGCCTTGTCGAACTGATCTCTATTTTCCTCCGGTAGATAGTGAGCAGGAACTGAAGCATCTGAAACATGGCAAGCTGAGGGTCATTGAGAGTGCATGGGGTCATCTTGCGGGAGGTGAATTCGGGCCTCAGCAGGATAAGGACTTTATTAGCGCCGAGATTAAGAGCTTCTTGTCGTAG
- a CDS encoding glutathione S-transferase family protein (similar to Metarhizium acridum CQMa 102 XP_007815252.1), which yields MSEPDAKRVKTNDDAPYELIYWPKIPGRGEFVRLLFEEAGVPYVDSAKTGEEAVPTVLNLMAPDNKGDDSNPPSFACPALKHGDLHLSQTPNILLYLGPKLGLAPTEGNGIYHINQIVLTILDGLSNEVHETHHPVSVSDYYEVQKPEAKRRAKSFIEERLPKFLTYIQRVLDGKASGDGPWLYGGKLTYADLVLFQGMDGTEYAFPKTMKKMRESGKYDGAFKLYDTVKERPNIKNYLASDRRSDYSDGIWRHYPELEEE from the exons ATGTCTGAACCTGACGCCAAACGTGTAAAGACAAACGATGACGCCCCCTATGAGCTCATCTACTGGCCTAAAATTCCAGGTAGAGGCGAATTCGTTCGCCTTCTGTTTGAAGAGGCGGGCGTGCCGTATGTCGACTCGGCCAAAACCGGGGAAGAAGCTGTTCCAACGGTTCTCAATCTCATGGCCCCAGACAACAAAGGGGATGATAGCAATCCTCCTTCGTTTGCGTGTCCAGCTCTGAAACACGGCGACTTGCATCTATCCCAGACACCGAATATCCTGCTTTATCTTGGTCCCAAGCTTGGACTTGCTCCGACCGAGGGCAATGGAATCTaccacatcaaccagatTGTGTTGACCATCCTGGATGGTCTGTCGAATGAGGTGCACGAGACGCACCACCCGGTTTCTGTATCGGATTACTACGAAGTTCAGAAACCCGAGGCCAAGAGACGTGCTAAATCGTTCATTGAAGAGAGACTACCCAAGTTTCTGACGTACATCCAACGTGTGCTCGATGGAAAGGCCAGCGGAGACGGCCCCTGGCTGTATGGCGGGAAACTAACATACGCCGATTTGGTGCTTTTCCAG GGCATGGATGGAACGGAATATGCGTTTCCCAAAaccatgaagaagatgagggaATCTGGAAAGTATGACGGCGCCTTTAAACTCTATGACACTGTTAAAGAACGGCCAAACATCAAGAACTATCTTGCCAGTGATCGTCGCTCCGACTATTCTGATGGTATTTGGAGACACTATCCGGAATTGGAGGAAGAGTGA
- a CDS encoding membrane attack complex component/perforin (similar to Metarhizium robertsii ARSEF 23 XP_007824189.2) — MSDVTQSTEMPVAQPMEVTEEAVPTIVHFTDGYNEQQAFYLKLVKSNLDDETLSDLRAIIAGCTGSIEVSHLPFCTKKGAVVPDSFGIDEYLKDCLHVHVTDAIVLDVYMKCENVSVPRSSGDTIGISRVIESGKLAGLKQEVDETTFKLLTGTNSKYIPELEEQDWSVVVESNSLCYGICVIRAKTGNVAVGVEKARYPAFRLKKRTILSDNITNTSLQDVEMDLRIPEYIIDDKSYISVYETESAAQLAMVTSAFSEADVEAAGSGSFWGCSLAAKAGYGQKVAIQNAMQARKTSKQGQFPRATLLLDERSLELTQQCQKAICNVVDGPSLTQFLDDYGEFFSRRVQVGGRLFATEDVIAAEVGSSKETANSMKAAASLSFTLWGLGPSGSSLLEQKGSGAANSTTSCTSKTLAWQANGGDTLLANSPREWTPTVAYHWNWRITQQDRVCTLIDLLNKFEGQRGLVDKVKAYDPKTSLGISPGKHKRFTLSADGVANGRYLVAFRPATKNLTHTAEIFNAAKKGCMPPEPCLSNRGCVFMGPKEALRSPIELALQADTTNCSAATTLNYGTEYYVKHVATDTWIGFLDGVGGMRPLFAASSKEARVKFINPDDTDSTSEIVSNGKVKLEMHWSSKVLYLYDAVEDRVHDHAYLCATKDNETSRVAQIMRVRY, encoded by the exons ATGTCAGATGTAACTCAATCAACCGAGATGCCTGTTGCGCAACCGATGGAAGTGACAGAAG AGGCTGTACCTACCATTGTTCACTTCACGGATGGCTACAACGAACAACAAGCGTTTTATCTAAAACTTGTCAAATCCAACCTCGATGACGAGACACTCTCTGACCTTCGCGCAATTATTGCCGGATGCACTGGCAGCATCGAAGT ATCTCACCTCCCGTTCTGCACCAAGAAAGGAGCAGTTGTTCCAGACAGTTTTGGCATTGACGAGTACTTGAAAGATTGCTTGCAT gtccatgtcacgGACGCCATCGTGCTTGATGTGTATATGAAGTGTGAAAATGTTTCCGTGCCGAGAAGTTCC GGTGATACAATTGGCATTAGTAGAGTCATTGAAAGCGGCAAACTTGCGGGATTAAAGCAAGAGGTTGACGAGACTACGTTCAAGTTGCTAACGGGTACCAATTCAAA ATATATTCCTGAGCTTGAGGAGCAAGACTGGTCTGTCGTCGTTGAGAGTAACTCACTCTGCTATGGCATCTGTGTGATACGTGCGAAGACCGGTAATGTTGCCGTTGGTGTCGAGAAGGCTCGGTATCCAG CCTTTcgattgaagaagaggacgatCTTGTCAGACAACATTACCAACACATCCTTGCAAGACGTCGAA ATGGACCTGCGTATTCCAGAGTACATCATTGACGACAAGTCATACATCTCGGTCTACGAGACGGAGAGCGCCGCACAGTTGGCAATGGTTACGTCGGCATTCTCGGAGGCTGACGTTGAAGCAGCAGG ATCTGGGTCCTTCTGGGGATGTTCGCTGGCAGCGAAAGCGGGCTACGGACAGAAGGTGGCCATTCAAAACGCTATGCAAGCACGCAAAACCAGTAAACAG GGACAGTTTCCACGAGCGACACTTCTCCTAGATGAGCGTAGTTTGGAGTTGAcacaacaatgtcaaaagGCTATATGCAACGTCGTCGATGGTCCATCTTTGACGCAATTCCTAGATGACTACG GTGAGTTCTTCAGTCGGAGAGTTCAAGTTGGCGGCCGACTCTTCGCCACTGAAGATGTTATCGCCGCCGAAGTAGGTAGCAGCAAAGAGACTGCCAACTCAATGAAAGCCGCCGCTTCCCTATCATTCACACTTTGGGGCTTGGGTCCATCCGGATCTTCATTGCTTGAACAAAAAGGTTCCGGAGCGgccaacagcaccaccagctgTACGAGTAAAACGCTGGCGTGGCAGGCGAACGGCGGAGACACTTTGCTCGCGAACAG TCCCAGAGAATGGACACCTACGGTGGCGTACCATTGGAATTGGAGAATTACTCAG CAAGATCGAGTCTGTACACTCATCGATTTGCTGAATAAGTTTGAGGGTCAGCGTGGTCTCGTGGACAAAGTCAAGGCGTATGACCCAAAGACGTCGCTCGGTATCAGCCCTGGGAAACACAAGAGGTTCACTCTGAGTGCTGATGGGGTTGCCAACGGAAGATATCTTGTGGCTTTCAGACCGGCCACCAAAAATCTCA CCCATACGGCCGAAATTTTCAACGCAGCCAAAAAGGGCTGCATGCCTCCAGAGCCATGTCTGTCAAACAGGGGCTGTGTGTTCATGGGGCCAAAGGAAGCTCTGCGATCCCCAATTGAACTGGCCCTTCAAGCAGATACTACCAATTGTTCAGCAGCGACAACT CTCAACTATGGCACCGAGTACTACGTGAAACATGTAGCCACAGATACCTGGATCGGGTTTTTGGACGGTGTGGGTGGAATGCGACCGCTGTTTGCCGCGTCGTCAAAAGAAGCCCGTGTGAAGTTCATCAACCCTGACGATACAGATAGCACATCGGAGATTGTGTCCAATGGAAAAGTTAAGCTGGAAATGCATTGGAGTTCCAAAGTGCTGTATCTTTACGATGCGGTGGAGGATCGAGTCCATGACCACGCATATCTGTGTGCGACAAAAGACAACGAGACATCAAGGGTTGCTCAGATTATGCGAGTGAGGTATTAA
- a CDS encoding amidohydrolase (similar to Magnaporthe oryzae 70-15 XP_003710115.1), which produces MDEKSGPPPYSSPQFAAESHHPVGHGHSGRFRGRRGFRRSRGIKFFALACLSLIVLAQWKQIWHSNHHSTRLSVEKLNENAATCKKLRHKPQDPVGAGRDKSARYVDGGKPTLIKNATIWVGEPVQGTSEDDARAGKGWQWIHGDVYLEHGLIKKVEKDIAMSSLSKDTHLFNAEGRLLTSGIIDMHSHAGVDSLPNLRGSGDTNEFSSPITPWVRSIDGLYVLDPQIQVIKSGGVTTSLILPGSSNNIAGEAYLIKLAVGKEQGRNEISATDMLADPERTWRYMKMACGENPKHPSPANGRMTSRMGESFDFRRAFEKARNLVQRQDDWCDKAEAVGIDNMDEYLPEELEWESLAAAMRGQVHINTHCYTVPDLEAMVDHTNEFKFAVRTFHHAHQTFLVPEILKRTWGGRAPASALFADNMYYKMEAFIGSEFAAKTLYESGLTPVFVSDNPVLNAQHVLFEAAKGYHYGLPYHAAMASVTTAPAEELGMGKRLGKVKAGFDADVVVWDSDPLSVGAAPVQVWIDGTAQFVAPVYLDKPIEGPIGPEPALAELVSEPSETADALFKGVTKVLLSDDQVYKSEDSSFNVAISKGKISCIGSCEVEFKAATAAGAKAVELQNGYLTHSFTGVAGTIGLNEIDMEDSTDNGANKEKFTRAVDGLLLDSKKLRVAAKYGVTRAISAPKFTDLGTHHGTSVGFVTSALTSIEKGAVFAEDAAVHYTLDVSARGADKSYSEVFGALRKKLLDATKLDKELEPYSEAAYLKKVVAGDVVLALTINSADGIASALRVKSDVEKVLKSKIKMAIIGGAESYLLATELAEASVGVILTPLQPMPLTWDRRRALSGAPLTNGTSADWLVTAGVTVAVGLPEDWWVRDLGFEAGTAYRNGQGRFTEKSALDLVSRNIYKILGVDVDEEEEKGHFMISEGSPLEIGSRIRAVGAGKGKVSVFA; this is translated from the exons atggacgaGAAGAGCGGCCCTCCTCCCTATTCTTCTCCGCAATTCGCTGCTGAGTCGCACCATCCCGTTGGACACGGTCACAGTGGCCGGTTTCGGGGCCGACGCGGCTTTCGTCGCAGCAGAGGCATCAAATTCTTTGCTCTGGCATGCTTATCACTTATTGTCCTGGCACAGTGGAAGCAGATATGGCACTCCAACCAccattccaccagactctcggttgagaagctgaacGAGAACGCAGCCACCTGCAAGAAGCTACGTCATAAGCCCCAGGACCCTGTCGGCGCGGGCCGCGACAAGAGCGCCAGATATGTCGACGGCGGCAAGCCTACCCTCATAAAGAATGCTACCATTTGGGTTGGCGAGCCCGTTCAGGGTACCAGCGAGGATGATGCGAGAGCAGGAAAGGGTTGGCAATGGATTCATGGCGACGTTTACCTGGAGCATGGTCTCATCAAAAAGGTGGAAAAGGACATCGCCATGAGCTCGTTATCCAAGGACACTCACCTATTCAATGCAGAAGGACGGCTCCTCACAAGTGGAATCATTGATATGCATAGCCATGCTGGAGTCGATTCTTTACCCAATCTCCGTGGCAGCGGTGACACCAATGAGTTTTCCAGTCCTATCACTCCATGGGTCCGCTCCATTGATGGGCTCTATGTCCTCGACCCTCAAATCCAGGTCATCAAATCCGGAGGTGTTACCACATCGCTCATCTTGCCTGGATCGAGCAACAACATTGCTGGCGAGGCGTATTTGATCAAGCTGGCTGTTGGCAAGGAACAAGGCCGCAACGAGATCAGTGCCACGGATATGTTGGCCGACCCTGAACGAACCTGGCGCTACATGAAGATGGCGTGCGGTGAGAATCCCAAGCACCCATCTCCTGCCAATGGCCGAATGACGAGTCGCATGGGGGAGAGTTTTGACTTCCGCCGTGCGTTTGAGAAGGCCCGGAACTTGGTACAGCGGCAGGACGATTGGTGTGATAAAGCCGAGGCTGTGGGAATCGACAATATGGATGAGTATCTTCCCGAAGAGCTCGAATGGGAATCTCTGGCAGCGGCAATGCGTGGACAGGTACACATCAACACACATTGCTACACTGTGCCTGATTTGGAGGCCATGGTCGATCATACCAATGAGTTCAAGTTTGCTGTGCGAACCTTTCATCACGCCCACCAAACATTCCTGGTCCCAGAG ATTTTGAAACGCACGTGGGGAGGACGAGCGCCTGCTTCCGCCCTCTTCGCCGACAACATGTACTACAAGATGGAGGCATTCATTGGGTCCGAGTTTGCTGCGAAGACTCTGTATGAATCAGGGCTGACGCCTGTGTTTGTGAGCGATAATCCCGTTCTAAACGCTCAGCACGTACTTtttgaggctgccaagggaTACCACTACGGTCTACCCTACCACGCCGCAATGGCTAGTGTCACGACCGCTCCAGCTGAAGAGTTGGGCATGGGCAAGCGCCTGGGTAAAGTCAAGGCCGGATTCGATGCCGATGTTGTCGTTTGGGACAGCGACCCTCTCAGCGTCGGGGCTGCACCTGTGCAGGTTTGGATTGATGGCACCGCCCAGTTTGTAGCTCCGGTTTACCTTGATAAGCCGATTGAGGGCCCGATTGGACCTGAGCCAGCTCTTGCTGAACTCGTCTCTGAGCCAAGTGAAACCGCAGATGCTCTGTTCAAGGGCGTCACCAAGGTTCTTTTGTCCGACGATCAGGTGTACAAATCCGAGGACAGTTCGTTCAATGTCGCCATATCCAAGGGAAAGATCTCCTGCATTGGATCATGCGAGGTCGAATTTAAGGCTGCTACAGCCGCTGGAGCGAAAGCAGTCGAACTACAGAATGGCTACCTCACCCATTCTTTCACTGGCGTTGCTGGTACAATCGGTCTCAATGAAATCGACATGGAAGACTCTACAGACAACGGCGCCAACAAAGAGAAATTTACCCGCGCAGTCGACGGCCTCCTACTCGACAGTAAGAAGCTGCGTGTTGCTGCAAAATACGGCGTGACCCGTGCCATCTCTGCCCCGAAGTTTACCGATTTGGGTACACACCACGGGACGAGTGTTGGCTTCGTCACGTCTGCTCTCACAAGTATCGAGAAAGGCGCCGTGTTCGCAGAAGATGCTGCCGTTCATTACACCCTGGATGTCTCTGCTCGTGGGGCTGACAAGAGTTACAGCGAAGTTTTCGGCGCTTTGCGAAAGAAGCTTCTCGATGCCACCAAGTTGGACAAAGAGCTTGAGCCCTATTCCGAGGCAGCCTATCTTAAGAAAGTcgttgctggagatgttgtgCTCGCATTGACCATCAATTCTGCTGATGGCATCGCGTCCGCATTGCGCGTGAAGTCCGACGTTGAAAAGGTGCTCAAatccaagatcaagatggccatcattggcggtgcAGAGTCCTACTTGCTGGCCACTGAACTCGCTGAAGCGTCTGTTGGCGTCATTCTCACACCTCTACAGCCAATGCCGCTCACTTGGGACCGACGACGTGCACTCTCTGGCGCACCACTCACAAATGGTACCTCGGCGGATTGGCTCGTTACTGCTGGCGTCACAGTTGCCGTGGGCTTGCCAGAGGATTGGTGGGTTCGCGATCTGGGATTTGAAGCGGGCACGGCGTACCGCAATGGTCAGGGCCGTTTCACCGAGAAGTCGGCCTTAGACTTGGTCAGTCGAAATATTTACAAGAttcttggggttgatgtggatgaggaggaagagaagggcCATTTCATGATTAGTGAGGGGAGCCCGTTGGAAATTGGATCGAGAATTCGGGCTGTGGGTGCTGGGAAGGGTAAGGTGTCCGTGTTTGCGTAG
- a CDS encoding sporulation associated protein (similar to Beauveria bassiana ARSEF 2860 XP_008595475.1) has product MAQAEATKEPTKLILCFDGTGNSFSGSNADTNVVKILRMLDRTHPNQYHYYQTGIGTYDINETSVNKTWLGEIRSFVSQTIDQGFATTFDAHVMAGYRFLMRYYESGAKIYMFGFSRGAYTAKFLARMINTVGLLCKGNEEMVPFAYLLYQRYLSGKLNDRIAEQKELFDKASIIGRAVKSVPDITKNLPFSMEQVANTLTAEQLQNALSQATTSNSIDKVKLAVAKAMRPDKLKNTISDNLTRAMQAATTDQPANSATQGRPVGIMDVDKLEQDRLEEESRQSKEDVNEALDELRAFSETFCREETDEDGKGRNIKVYFLGIWDCVSSVAVLEQKAPIPVEVIGTARIVRHAVAVDERRVKFKAALLAQDIKDTKNTKAEDIKEVWFPGCHGDVGGGWPACQDGMSTADDNQTFWQHLTQSIQNFLRSSKPQGPSHDVGADEFQMSDVPLAWMIHELELVGQAKPSASVKWNINRDTFHERFDEWYKNKKLAFGGFVHDSLSYGYGTGFAKVLLWKFMEYLPVATLLAPVTELYAVACIFSPRPVQHDIHGDNDGWDNVTCINHRELSPNIGPGWDLQVTRETLEC; this is encoded by the exons ATGgctcaagcagaagcaaCCAAAGAGCCTACCAAGCTGATTCTATGCTTTGATGGTACTGGCAACTCTTTCAGCGGATCCAATGCTGACACCAATGTTGTCAAGATCCTGAGAATGCTGGACAGGACTCATCCTAATCAGTATCATTACTATCAGA CGGGCATTGGCACATATGATATCAATGAAACATCTGTAAACAAGACATGGCTGGGTGAGATACGGAGTTTTGTTTCGCAGACCATTGATCAAGGGTTTGCTACGACATTCGACGCACATGTCATGGCAGGTTACCGATTTTTGATGCGGTACTATGAATCT GGTGCCAAGATCTACATGTTTGGCTTCAGCCGAGGTGCCTATACTGCCAAATTCCTAGCACGCATGATCAACACCGTCGGCCTTCTATGCAAAGGAAATGAGGAAATGGTTCCATTCGCATACCTTCTCTACCAGCGCTATTTATCTGGGAAACTCAATGATCGCATAGCCGAGCAAAAAGAActgtttgacaaggccagCATAATTGGGAGGGCCGTAAAAAGTGTGCCGGACATCACCAAAAATTTACCCTTCTCAATGGAACAAGTGGCGAATACGTTGACAGCGGAGCAACTCCAAAATGCTCTCTCACAGGCCACAACAAGCAACTCAATCGACAAAGTTAAGTTAGCAGTAGCAAAGGCCATGAGGCCGGACAAACTCAAGAATACCATCTCCGACAACCTTACTAGAGCTATGCAAGCCGCGACAACGGATCAACCCGCTAACAGTGCCACGCAAGGGAGGCCTGTGGGTATAATGGATGTTGACAAACTTGAGCAAGATcggcttgaagaagagagccGGCAGTCGAAGGAAGATGTCAACGAGGCCCTAGACGAACTACGAGCCTTTAGTGAAACATTTTGTCGAGAAGAGACAGATGAGGACGGCAAGGGAAGAAACATCAAGGTGTACTTCCTGGGCATTTGGGACTGTGTGAGCTCCGTCGCCGTTTTGGAACAGAAAGCTCCCATCCCAGTGGAAGTCATTGGCACGGCGCGTATTGTCCGACACGCTGTGGCAGTTGATGAGCGTCgagtcaagttcaaggcGGCTCTTCTAGCCCAGGATATCAAGGACACGAAGAATACTAAGGCAGAAGATATCAAGGAGGTCTGGTTCCCGGGCTGTCACGGCGATGTGGGCGGCGGATGGCCTGCTTGTCAAGACGGGATGTCCACTGCCGACGACAACCAAACGTTTTGGCAGCACCTGACCCAGAGCATTCAGAACTTTTTGAGATCTTCGAAGCCTCAGGGACCCAGCCACGACGTTGGCGCGGATGAGTTCCAGATGAGCGACGTGCCACTGGCATGGATGATCCACGAGCTCGAGCTTGTGGGCCAAGCAAAACCATCTGCTTCCGTGAAGTGGAATATCAATAGAGACACCTTCCATGAGAGATTCGACGAGTGGtacaagaacaagaagctcgcCTTTGGCGGTTTTGTGCATGACTCGCTCTCGTACGGATATGGCACGGGTTTCGCCAAGGTGCTGCTTTGGAAGTTTATGG AGTATTTACCAGTAGCAACACTCCTAGCCCCAGTAACAGAGCTCTACGCCGTGGCTTGCATCTTCTCACCACGCCCAGTTCAACATGACATACACGGAGACAACGACGGCTGGGATAATGTGACATGCATAAATCACCGGGAGTTATCCCCAAATATTGGGCCGGGGTGGGATCTTCAAGTTACGAGGGAGACCTTGGAATGTTGA